A genomic stretch from Helianthus annuus cultivar XRQ/B chromosome 1, HanXRQr2.0-SUNRISE, whole genome shotgun sequence includes:
- the LOC110900478 gene encoding stress response protein NST1-like gives MEKEYEEAKNYGRYDKKRECYLNSKGEPVVHRKEVVFNDVLAVIPLSGEYYSKVAKDKDYVKKLDKIIRDVMTASLRQRDEERMKKNVESLVDELKQIAEEKKVEDDLKKKEEVDEKLERSVEVIDGDDAAEEKQKKEADQKQTEEKAEMPISEVFQKKDDCQKEYQSSLAQQEEVAGPCV, from the exons ATGGAGAAAGAATATGAAGAAGCAAAGAATTATGGAAGGTACGACAAGAAACGAGAATGTTATCTCAACAGCAAAGGTGAACCAGTTGTCCATCGAAAAGAAGTGGTGTTTAACGACGTTCTTGCAGTAATCCCTCTATCCGGCGAGTACTATTCAAAGGTTGCGAAAGATAAAGATTATGTGAAAAAGCTGGATAAAATCATCAGAGATGTCATGACAGCAAGTCTAAGACAGAGAGATGAAGAGAggatgaagaagaatgttgaaagTTTGGTGGATGAACTGAAGCAGATTGCAGAAGAAAAGAAAGTGGAAg ATGATctaaagaagaaagaagaagttGACGAGAAGCTTGAAAGATCGGTTGAAGTGATCGATGGTGATGATGCTGCTGaggaaaaacaaaagaaagaagcAGATCAGAAGCAGACTGAAGAGAAAGCCGAAATGCCAATCAGTGAG GTGTTCCAGAAAAAGGATGATTGTCAAAAGGAGTATCAGAGTAGCCTGGCACAACAAGAGGAGGTTGCTGGTCCCTGCGTCTGA